ATGTATTCGTGGGCTATCAATACGTTTCTTTCTTCTTCATTCACATCGATACTGTCTAAGTAGTGCTTTAAAAGCTGGGTTTTACCCTCAAAATTTATCTCAAATATATCACTGGCTTTTTGAGGATCAACATACGGAAGCATAAAAAAATTAACGGGACCATACTCGTCATTAAAGGTGATTTTTTTGACTTCTTTTTTTAAAGTACCTTCGATATGAAGATTCATGTTAGAGAGTATACCATTCAAGAACTCAAGTCTCTCATCGCTATCGTGATTTCCTGAGATTATAAGTGTGGGAATTTTTAATTCTAGTACAATTTTTGAGAGTAGTTCGTTCAGTAGAATAACCGCCTCTGAAGGTGGGATACCTCTATCGTATAAATCCCCTGCTATCAATAATACATCAGGTGGAGTTTTTGATAAATATGCCAAAAAATTGTCTAAAATATATTTTTGGTCCCAGGTCATATAGTTGGAATATATTATCTTTCCAAGATGCCAATCCGCAGTATGAATGAATTTCATGGTGACCTCCGAATAGTTTAAAAAAGGGATGCAAGTTGCATCCCTTATTTTTCAATTTTTCAATACAATGGTTCGACATCCATATGTTCCCAATAATCTTTGGATAATTTTTGATAGAGTGTATAAATCCTATCTCTATGCTCTTTTTCCCATTCGGCTAGATGAATCAGTATCTTTTTTAACTCTTCATCTTCAACACTTTCAGCAGCTTTGTTATAGAAATTCATGAAATCTTCTTCGATAAGATATGCCATTCTTAATACAGGAATATCGGATTTTACTGCCGTAAAATCACCCTGGTAAGCTATTTCTTGGGCAGCTCTTTTGGAAAAAGTTTTTCCCACATCAGTAGGTTGTGAGAAATGCACATAATCATGACTTTTTACATCTTTTATCAGACTACTTATATAATCTGCGTGACCTTTCTCCATGTTACTTAAATCTTCAAAGGTTTCCTTAACCTGTTGAATCTTAACCGTTTTTGCTTTTGATTCGTAAAATTGCATTCCTTCTAATTCCTTTGATAAAGAATATTCTAATATACCAAGAGCCTTTTTTTCATTCAAAGAAAACACCTCCAACTATTTATTTAGATACTATCTTTAGAAACTTTAATGCTTGATTTAGAAACCCTTTACCACATAGTTAACAACCAACTATTTTGAATGCTCTACATAAATGTAAGGTAAAAGAATATATTCTAAAATAATTGATAAGTAAAGTCCAACAATAGGTATCATTCCCA
The Petrotoga miotherma DSM 10691 DNA segment above includes these coding regions:
- a CDS encoding ferritin-like domain-containing protein, with translation MNEKKALGILEYSLSKELEGMQFYESKAKTVKIQQVKETFEDLSNMEKGHADYISSLIKDVKSHDYVHFSQPTDVGKTFSKRAAQEIAYQGDFTAVKSDIPVLRMAYLIEEDFMNFYNKAAESVEDEELKKILIHLAEWEKEHRDRIYTLYQKLSKDYWEHMDVEPLY